DNA sequence from the Brevundimonas sp. NIBR10 genome:
CTCAAGGACATCGAGAAGGTCACTCGCCAGAAGATCCCGGCGTCCGACCGTCGCAACGACAAGTCCCTGGGTCTGCTGGATCAGTCGATCATGGCCGCCGGCGTCGGCACCAAGGCGACCATGCCCGATCGTGAAGAGCGTCCCCGTGGCGAAGGTCGCGGCAATCGGAACCCCCGTCGCGACGGCGTCAAGCCAGCCCACGGCGGTCAGCCCCACCGCCAGCGCAAGCCCGGTCCGGCGCGCGACGGCGCTCGTGACGGCGCACCGCGCGTCCATCACGACCGTCCCCTGGCCTCGACCCAGCCGTTTGACCCCCTGGCCGCCGACCGCGCGCGCTCGGCCGCGGCCGCCAACCGTCCGGTCTCCGAAGCCAAGCCCGACGGCGAGTTCAAGCGCCGCCCCCGTGGCCGTCGTCCCTCCAACGGCGGCAAGGGCTACGCGGCCTAAGGGCCTACGGAACCCATAGTTCGAGTAACGCAGAGCCCGCCCGGTGCGAACCGGGCGGGTTTTTTAGTCAGAGCTGGAGAATCGCCGTCACGCCCCGTTCCCGCAGGGCGTCTGAAAGCGAGACGACAGCGGCGTCGAGAAGCGCCGCATCCCGCCCCCGCACCACCAGGTTCGTCCCGATCTCGCCGTCCGATCCTGCGCCGAACGGATAGGAGCCGAACGACAGTTCGCGCTGGGCCTTTGCCGCGGCCCCCAGCGTCTCGGCGATCGCGCCCTCACCGACGCCAGTGACCCTCAGGGTTCGCGAATGGACGACGGCCCCGGTGCGCAGGCGGGGCGCGACGTCCTCCAGCATGGCCGTCATGATCCTGGGCACTCCCGCCATGACGAAGACGTTTCCGATCTGGAAGCCCGGCGCATCGGTGACCGGATTGGCGATCAGGGTGCCGCCCTCTGGGATACGCGCCATCCGCCGCCGCGCCGCATTGAAGTCGTCGCCATAGCGCCGCGCCAGAATGGCCAGGGCGTCTGGATGTTCGGACAGGGCGACGCCGAACGCTTCGGCCACGCAGTCGGCGGTGATGTCGTCGTGGGTCGGGCCGATGCCGCCGGTGGTGAAGACATAGTCGTGGCTGGCCCTCAGGGTGTCCAGGGCGTCGATGATCTGGGCCGGCACGTCGCCGACGGTGCGCGCCTCCTTCAGGTCGATCCCCAGCGCCGTCACGAACCGGGCGATAGTGTTGAGATTGGTGTCGGCCGTGCGGCCCGACAGAATCTCGTCGCCGATGATCAGGACGGCGGCGGTGGGGCTGGGTTTGGTCATGACCAAACCTACCGCGTCGGGGTCGGACGGCACCAGCGCCCTTGACGCCTCACCCGTGCCGCGCATGATCAGGAGGCACAGGGGAATCCACGCCATGCCGGCCGAGGCGCTCATCGCCGACCAGACTCCGACCGACACCTGGCAATGGTGGGAGGCGCGCCGGCTTCGCTATAACCTCGGCCTCGCCGTGGCGGGTGTCCTGGCCGGAGGGCTGACCGGCCTGGTGATCTGGAGCTTTCGCAATGACCCCTCTCCGGTCGAGGTTCCCTGGCCGGCGATCCTCATCCACGGACTGCTGTATCTCGGGTTCATGGCGGCGGCGAACGCCTGCTACCTGATCGGGGCGTTCAGCGAGAAGCTGCTGACCCCGCGCGACACGGACGCCTATCGCCGCCGGATGTGGCGGCTCGGGTTCGGGTTCTCGATGGCCCTGCCGTTCGCCTATCCGGCCTGGGTCCTGTTCGTGATGATGATGTTAAGCCGGCTTTGAGCGACGCCGCCCCCGCGCCCCTTCCGGCCAAGAGTCGCAACTCCGGCCACCGCGAGCGGCTGCGCGAACGCGCGGCCAAGGGCGGGATCGACGCCCTGCCGGACTATGAACTGCTCGAGATGCTGCTGTTCCGCTCGATCCCGTACAGGGACACCAAGCCGCTCGCCAAGGACCTGCTGGCCCGGTTCGGCAGCCTGGAGGGCATCGGCGCGGCCAGTCACGAGGCCATCGACGCCCAGGTGGCGGAGTCTCTCCAGATCGTGCGCGGCAAGCAATCGCGCGCCACGGCTCTGGACCTCCAGCTGATCTTCGACGCGGCGAGGCGGGTGGCGCGCGAACCGGCGTCCAAGCGCCCGGTCATCTCGTCCTGGACGGCGCTACTGGCCTATGTGCGGGTCGCCCTCCAGCACGAGCCGATCGAACAGTTCCGCGTCCTCTATCTGGATAACCGCAATCAGCTGATCCTCGACGAGGTCCAGAACCGGGGCACCATCGACCATGCCCCCGTCTATCCGCGCGAGGTGATCCGCCGGGCGCTGGAACTGTCGTCGAGGAACATCATCGTGGTCCACAACCACCCGGCCGGCGACCCGACCCCCAGCCGCGCCGACATCGACATGACCCGGCAGATCGTCGCCGCCGGCCATCCGCTGAACGTCAGCGTCCACGACCATCTGATCGTCGGTCGCGACGGCGTGGCCAGCTTCAAGCAACTGGGCCTGATATGAGCGAGATCGTCCGCCGCGCCCTGTTCCTCGCCCCCGGCCTGGCCTTGGCCTCGGCCGTTTCAGCCCAGACGCCGGTCGCGCGTGCCGTCATGGTCTCCACCTGGGATTTCGGACGGGTGGCCAACGCGGCGGGGATCGAGATTCGGCGCGCGCGGGGCTCGGCGCTGGACATGGTCGAGGCGGGCGGTCGGGTTGTCGAGTCCGATCCCGACAACACCTCGGTCGGCATCGGCGGCTATCCGGATCGCGACGGGCGGGTGACGCTGGACGCCTGCATCATGAACTGGAACGGCGACATCGGCGCGGTCTGCGCGCTGGAGGACATCACCCACCCGGTCTCCGTCGCGCGGGCGGTGATGGAGAAGACGCCCCACACCATGCTGGTGGGGGAGGGGGCCCGCCGCTTTGCGCTCGATCAGGCGTTCGAGACCGCCGTCATGCCCTCGCCGAGCGCGGAGGCCGCCTGGCGCGAATGGTTGAAGACCTCGACCTATGCCCCGGTCAGCAATCGCGAGAACACCGAGTGGCGCTCGATGCCGGGCGGGCCGGGCAATCACGACACCATCGGCCTGCTGGCCATCGGTCTGGACGGCCATATGGCCGGGGCCTGCACCACCTCGGGTCTGGCCTTCAAGATGCGCGGCCGGGTCGGCGACAGCCCGATCATCGGCGCGGGCCTTTTTGTCGATGACGAGGTCGGGGCTGCGACGGCCACCGGGGTCGGAGAGGACGTCGTTCGCGTCGCCGGGTCCCATGCCGTAGTCGAGGCCATGCGTCAGGGAAAATCCCCGACCGAGGCGTGCCGCAGCGTGATCGAACGTCTGGCCCGGTTGCGCGGCACGGCCGTCGCCGACCATCAGGTCGCTTTCCTGGCCCTGTCGAAACAGGGCGAGTGGGGCGGCTGGGCGCTCCAGCCCGGTTTCACCTTCGCCGTCACCGATGCGTCGGGTGCGACACGCGTCGAGCGCGCCGGTTCGTTGTTCGAGGCCCGATGACCCTTCCCATCCTCACCACCGAGCGGCTGATCCTGACGCCTGTAGCCCTGGCGGATTTCGACGACCTGATGGCCCTGTGGAGCGACCCCGTCTTCACCCAGGTCATCGCCCATCGCGGCGCGATGTCGGAGGAAGAGGTCTGGTTCCGCCTGCTGCGCGACATCGGCCACTGGCAGGCCCTGGGCTTCGGCAACTGGGCCCTGCGCCAGAAGACGGACGGGGCCTATGTCGGCAGCGTCGGGGTGCTCGACTATCGCCGGGGCTGCACGCCGCCACTGGACGCGCCCGAACTCGGCTGGGGCGTCGGGTCGGCGTTTCAGGGCCAGGGGCTGGCGCGCGAGGGGCTGGACGCTGCCCTGGCCTGGGCGGACGATAGCCTGAAGGCCCCGCGCACCGTCTGCATGATCAACCCCGACAACGCCCCGTCGCTGAAACTGGCCGAACGGACAGGCTTCAGGCCCTATGCGGAGGGGGTGTACTACGAGCGGCCCGTCATCCTCTTGGAGCGGCTTCGGACGAGCGCAAAGTGACAGCTCAGCTCGTCATCGAATTTCTGATTGCTTTCGCCTTCTTGGTTCTCGGAGATTTCCGGCTCTGGCAACACTTCAACGGCCAATCCCGTCGGTTGTGGCAGGTATCAGAGAGTGTTGGCGACCGGCCGACACCGGCCTATCGTGTCACTTGGGCCCGAGCAGCGGTCATGGCGTTCCTCGCTGGACTGCTGTTGGGAACATTCGCAGCGCAAGATCGATGGGTTCAAGTCATGCTGGCGGTGCTCATCATCTCTGGCGGCGTAGGTTGGTTGGTCATGTTGAACCGGTGTTACGGCGCTGCACTCCGGGAACGATCTGGCGGGTAGCCTTGGTGGCCACGTGCGCCGTACGCCGTCCATTAAGGTTTATGCGCCACTCTGAGCGGTGAACCGTCGCGACGAGACCGCCCCTCCATGCCCATGTCCGCCGAAACGCTGCACGCCCATCTGGCCGAGGCCTTTCCCGACGCCGAGATCGCCATCGACGATCTGGCCGGGGACGGCGACCATTATCGTGCGCGCATCGTCTCGACCGCCTTCGCCGGTATGCCCCGGGTCCGCCAGCATCAGCTCGTCTATGCGGCCCTGAAGGGCCAGATGGGCGGGGCCCTGCACGCCCTCGCGCTCGAAACCTCTGCTCCAACTGGAAGCTGATCCATGCGTTACCGCCCCTTCGGCACCACGGGCGCCTCGATCTCGACCGTGACCCTCAGCCTGGGTCTGGACGCCATCTCGCGCGGGCCTGACGCGGCCGCCGCCCTGATCTATGCGGGGCTGGAGGCGGGCATCAACGCCTACTGCCTGCAAAGCGCCGACCCGGTCCTGGCCGAATGCGTCGGTCAGGCCCTGTCCAGCGTCGATCGCAAGCTGCTGAACGTCAGCCTGACGCTCGGGCGCGGCGACGGCCGTCGCAACAGCCAGCGCGACTTCTCGGCCGAGGGCATGACCCACGCCATCGACCGGGCCCTGCACATCTCGGGTCTCGGCTGGATCGACATGGCCCTGCTGGAACAGCCCGAAGAGAATGAGCTGCCCCAGTCCTCGCTGAATGCGCTCAAGGCCCTGCGCGCCACCGAACGTGTCCGCTATCTGGGCGTCTCGGGCGACGGCGAGGTCATGGACGCATATGTCTCGACCGGGGCCTTCGACGTCCTGGCCACCCCCTATCACGTCGATTCCGAGTGGCGGGTGCGCAGCCGGATCCGCGCCGCCAAGGAACAGGATATGGCCGTCTTCGCCTATGGCTATTTCCCCGAGACCATCGCCACCCCCAAAAAGGCCGCCTCACTGCACCAGCCGAAAAAGGGTCTGTTCGGTTTCGGCTCGGGTCGCCCCAAGAACGATCCCCTGGCCGGCGCGGGCACCTTCGCCTTCCTGCACCAGACCCCGGGCTGGGACGCCGAGTCGATCTCTCTGGCCCACGTCATGACCGATCCCGCGATCTGCAGCGTGATGATCGAGGCGCGCGACGAGGCCCGGATCGCCGTCCTGGCCACCGTTCCCGATCGCGACATGCCGCCCG
Encoded proteins:
- a CDS encoding competence/damage-inducible protein A, with product MTKPSPTAAVLIIGDEILSGRTADTNLNTIARFVTALGIDLKEARTVGDVPAQIIDALDTLRASHDYVFTTGGIGPTHDDITADCVAEAFGVALSEHPDALAILARRYGDDFNAARRRMARIPEGGTLIANPVTDAPGFQIGNVFVMAGVPRIMTAMLEDVAPRLRTGAVVHSRTLRVTGVGEGAIAETLGAAAKAQRELSFGSYPFGAGSDGEIGTNLVVRGRDAALLDAAVVSLSDALRERGVTAILQL
- the radC gene encoding DNA repair protein RadC, which gives rise to MSDAAPAPLPAKSRNSGHRERLRERAAKGGIDALPDYELLEMLLFRSIPYRDTKPLAKDLLARFGSLEGIGAASHEAIDAQVAESLQIVRGKQSRATALDLQLIFDAARRVAREPASKRPVISSWTALLAYVRVALQHEPIEQFRVLYLDNRNQLILDEVQNRGTIDHAPVYPREVIRRALELSSRNIIVVHNHPAGDPTPSRADIDMTRQIVAAGHPLNVSVHDHLIVGRDGVASFKQLGLI
- a CDS encoding N(4)-(beta-N-acetylglucosaminyl)-L-asparaginase; this encodes MSEIVRRALFLAPGLALASAVSAQTPVARAVMVSTWDFGRVANAAGIEIRRARGSALDMVEAGGRVVESDPDNTSVGIGGYPDRDGRVTLDACIMNWNGDIGAVCALEDITHPVSVARAVMEKTPHTMLVGEGARRFALDQAFETAVMPSPSAEAAWREWLKTSTYAPVSNRENTEWRSMPGGPGNHDTIGLLAIGLDGHMAGACTTSGLAFKMRGRVGDSPIIGAGLFVDDEVGAATATGVGEDVVRVAGSHAVVEAMRQGKSPTEACRSVIERLARLRGTAVADHQVAFLALSKQGEWGGWALQPGFTFAVTDASGATRVERAGSLFEAR
- a CDS encoding GNAT family N-acetyltransferase, producing the protein MTLPILTTERLILTPVALADFDDLMALWSDPVFTQVIAHRGAMSEEEVWFRLLRDIGHWQALGFGNWALRQKTDGAYVGSVGVLDYRRGCTPPLDAPELGWGVGSAFQGQGLAREGLDAALAWADDSLKAPRTVCMINPDNAPSLKLAERTGFRPYAEGVYYERPVILLERLRTSAK
- a CDS encoding BolA family transcriptional regulator, coding for MPMSAETLHAHLAEAFPDAEIAIDDLAGDGDHYRARIVSTAFAGMPRVRQHQLVYAALKGQMGGALHALALETSAPTGS
- a CDS encoding oxidoreductase is translated as MRYRPFGTTGASISTVTLSLGLDAISRGPDAAAALIYAGLEAGINAYCLQSADPVLAECVGQALSSVDRKLLNVSLTLGRGDGRRNSQRDFSAEGMTHAIDRALHISGLGWIDMALLEQPEENELPQSSLNALKALRATERVRYLGVSGDGEVMDAYVSTGAFDVLATPYHVDSEWRVRSRIRAAKEQDMAVFAYGYFPETIATPKKAASLHQPKKGLFGFGSGRPKNDPLAGAGTFAFLHQTPGWDAESISLAHVMTDPAICSVMIEARDEARIAVLATVPDRDMPPGLSAQIEMARVGAARQVA